Within the Hevea brasiliensis isolate MT/VB/25A 57/8 chromosome 2, ASM3005281v1, whole genome shotgun sequence genome, the region TGTTTTATATGAGGAGAGCATTACGATTTCATTATGACAAAAATTGTTACTCTCTCTTTACTTCCATTAATAGCTTTATAAAAGATTCAAAGATAAGTGTGTATTGGTCCTTTAGAAAGGCAGCAATGTTACAGTTGTTGTTAGGCTATAAATCATGACATATTCCACTTTGTGTTGAAAGTGGAGTTCGAAGCAGCCAATGGATAATTATTGGAAGTTGAAAAGGACTATGACCTAATATTTGCAATCCCATATTCAAAGGATCATCACTTATACTCCTATAAATAATCAGGTTACATcaccttatatatatatagagagagagagagagtttgatGCCCCAATCGCCATAATTTGCTTATAATTTCTAAATTCTGAATTTAATATTACTATTAATTTCTTCTTATATTTTTATAAGTTTCATCATAATTATCTGTCAAATCAAAATCTTAATATAGActtttattaaaataatgatataattatttatttttttattgccatataattatttacttatttaaattataaaaattcaattatttattataatttattaaaattatagtaaACATAATTTTTTCTGTTACACAaagtttataatatatatatatatatatatatatatatatatatatatatatatatagggataATTCAGTTGCAAGATTTCACCATCTCTTGTTCATGAATACTAATCAAGTGATGCCAACGTAATTAATTGTAagcaatattttattaattatgtggTGCCAACCGCTCACCGTAGAGTGAAGTGGCAAACTATTGCTATTGATGGTTACTTTTTGTAGCCAAACCCCACTgtgaaattaataattatttattgaaaAGTTTAAACGATAACAttaaattttacataattaaaagagCTTGCAAAGAATGAACTGTGCTTTGTCATCAGATGAGAAAGCTCAATCCACtaaatgttaaaatatttttcttttgctgTGTGGCGGGTTTGTGCATGCTTTTGTGTACTAGAAGTCTCCCAATTTAAGAATAAGGACTTGTTCCTCATGGTCATAGGGAGCTTTAATTATAAGCATCCGCGCTTCATACCGTCATTATAGTCATAGAAGAAGTATGGCCCAAAAAGTATAAAAAGCAGTAAAAGTCAAAAAACATAGTAATTAAATTAAGTGCAGGAATTTTTCTATAAAACTGGCGGGTGGGGGCATGGGGCCCTGAATGTGATCAAACTATCATACCCAATTGTTTGATTtaggttttaaaattttaaattgggtTAGAAGTtcacattaataaaaaaatatttactaTCCATTGTGATAAACTTTTGGTATTATAGTGTTTTCGTTTAAGTTGATCTCTCATGTTAGCCTGAGATTAAATATTATCTCCATTTAAGTAAGAATATTAATCAATTTAAGTTGTATTCAACCTTAATATCTTAAGATCCATTTTGAATTTAGTGTTAGATCCTCCTATGATATGAGTTAAACGAGGGACAGTAAAACTATTTAACAAAGGACCCTAAACTTATGATGCAACGACCATCAGTCCATCACACCATTGAAGTACCTTGCGCAAGGGTTCGCAGCTTCATATATATCTTCGTTCTGGACAGTCGCCCAATCACTTTCACTCCATGTCACACAAGTTGTACATTGGCCTCTACATATGTCCAAATAGAAGTGAATACAGACCTAAGGATAGGGTAGCTTTCTTTGCAGCCCTAGCATTCCACCACACAACGCTGTAATTAATGACCAAAGAGATAATAAACCAAACAATTGGTGCTAGCGCTGTGCAAATAAGGACCCACCGATTTCCGTACTGAACATCTAGTGTACGTCCAAATTGAACGCACCACCAAGCAAATGAAAAATTATCCCAGTACTCGATATATAAATTGCCACCACCACCAAGTACTCTTTGTTATACTTCTCTTCGTTCATTTGATTTTACGggagaaattaaaaattaagcaaGAAGCAATGGAAAGTGAAGAATCAAGTCGACCCTCCATAGGTTTTCCTCTAGGTTTAGCCCTTTTATTGGTCATGTTGTTTTTGATGAGTGGGTTTTTCACTTGCTGCCTTCACTGGGACAAGCTACGATCTCTATTCGGAGCTTCCACTGAAGAAAACTTCCATACTCCGCAAGATATCGAGCAATTACCCCAGAAACCTACTCCTCATCAGGTACAGAATCTCGCACATAACACAAGTTCAGTTTTCTTCaaggcttttttttttatataatcttCTGCAGAAGGATTGAAgagaattatattaatttataagcCATGATCAGATGTTTGATTTTCTATGCACGAACAGGAATCAAAGAGAAATAAGGCAGAAAGCCTGCCAGTTTTGATGCCAGGGGATCAAGTACCTAGGTTCATAGCAATGGCCTGTCCATGTGAACCTCCGTTACTAGAGAAGATCACCATCAAAGTGCAGAAGCCACCCACTTACCCAGTTCccctatatttataatttttttaatttgtttatattcTATAAATGATCAATGATTAGAGAAATTTCTTGTACTGTATAATTTGAACTTTAGATGttctatatttaaaaataattttgatattattaaattaaaattcttttttctttattatatgatttattgaGTAATGAGAATAGCAATTAATTCTTATTAAAAGATTTTAGATTCAAACCTCATAAAATAGGATAAATTTCATAAAAGGAAAAGAATCATTCTAAATTTTAGGTACCATATGTTGTTTCTTATAACTTGAATTTAGGAGAGTGAAAtccataattttataaataaaaatgtaaataGATCGATAATAATTTACCCATAAAATATGTCTGAGGAAGTCTCATTCTGCACCACTTGACGTCTATGCCTCTTCTTTTATTtatatgattttaattaaaataaaatgcaactttatatttaaaaaaaaaacactttacaCATACTTAAAAATAGAATGTCACTTTATGAGATTTCAAAATTAAATTCTattcaaattatataaataagCAGAAATCAGAAAATAATTATAGTCTTGGAGATATTTTTTAGTAGTGTTTTGGTAGGAGgatttgaatttgaaattttatatttaatattattgaaaGTTGATTGGTGCTGTGATTAGAATTAAGAAAAGAAgatgttaaatttttatttagtgaaactgttatatatataatagtttaattataataattaattatgataaaatttaaataaaactagCTCCAATTAATTATTACaacaaaattattatatatatacatcaggTTGATTATATAATCTTTCACTTTACTTGATTGAGAATAGTCATATCAATTGAAGCAAGTGTGATTGGGAGAAGTGCCTAATCCTATCTCATCCATCTCATTGGCAGAAAATAGAAAGCCCATTTTTATTGGCTTCCCAATCGCATAGAAATAGAATGATTTAATCGCACTGTTTACTTTCAAATTTCAATCATGTTTAATATTTATCCAAATCAATACATAATTTTTCATCATATATCATCATTGTTagcattaatattttattcaaatcaaattattaatttttttttaagtttaattcatttacttttgttttattttaaccattttttTAGTGTAATATTACATTTATTACAATttgttaaatatatttatttattataaattttacatcaaaaattattaatattttataaagatATGTAATATTATATCAAAAAGAATGTAATATCACATagaaaatataatttctatattacagatataaaattagtaaaataagcatagttaataaattaaataaatgcaCTATTGCACTAGTCAGAAAAAAGTGAAAATTACTATTCAGTTTCTATATTTTAATAGAATAAACTACTTGATCTATGTATTTTAAAAAAGACATTATTTTATCTccatattttacttttattaaactatttagtcATTCTATCAAATTTTCCATTAGTCAATACCAATTAAACTACTATTTagtcattttattttattgaaattaattagttggtccttgtattttaaaaaatactactATTTAGTTCATTCGTCAAATTTTCTGCTAGTCAATACTAATTCAACTACTATTTAATCAttctattttattgaaattaattatttggttcccatattttgaaaaatactattatttagtccctctattttagtgaaactaatttgTTGGttcctatattttgaaaaatatattcctagatgaaaaatagaaaatttattatatCGAAACtaaatctaaatttatttttttaaaatttgttcaAGTATAATTTCATTGAATTCATTGGgcatcatttttatattttttctatttagaatcaattttcttAGACTATTGCCTTGATTATTTGGAGATCTAGATCAAGCAATCTTGATCAATATTGTTTCTTaatagagaaaataaaaaatgatgcccaaaaaattaaatga harbors:
- the LOC110654337 gene encoding uncharacterized protein At5g65660, giving the protein MESEESSRPSIGFPLGLALLLVMLFLMSGFFTCCLHWDKLRSLFGASTEENFHTPQDIEQLPQKPTPHQESKRNKAESLPVLMPGDQVPRFIAMACPCEPPLLEKITIKVQKPPTYPVPLYL